A window of the Tunturibacter empetritectus genome harbors these coding sequences:
- a CDS encoding SDR family NAD(P)-dependent oxidoreductase, with amino-acid sequence MTTSATSSKGTALGTALITGASTGIGAVYADRLARRGYDLILAARNGEKLKELAASLTSATGRSVDAVAADLTNKADLRRVEERLRSDASITTLVNNAGFGGTTSLVDSKIDELENMIELNVTALTRLTYAVLPGFLARSKGAIINISSIVAVAPELLNGVYSGTKAYVLNLTQSLHKEVGGKGVQVQAVLPGATASEFWDRAGIGGHQNLPSEIVMSSEEMVDASLAAFDSGELVTIPALPDAADWEKFNAARVALGPNLSHKHSARRYGVRV; translated from the coding sequence ATGACTACCTCAGCTACTTCTTCAAAAGGCACTGCTCTTGGCACTGCTCTTATTACTGGCGCATCGACAGGAATCGGTGCAGTTTATGCGGATCGGTTAGCACGCCGAGGCTATGACCTGATCCTGGCGGCTCGCAATGGCGAGAAGCTGAAGGAGCTGGCGGCTTCGCTGACTTCGGCGACTGGACGTTCGGTGGATGCTGTGGCCGCGGACCTTACAAACAAGGCGGATCTGCGTAGGGTCGAGGAGAGGTTGCGGTCGGATGCGTCGATTACGACGCTGGTAAACAATGCTGGCTTCGGCGGGACGACTTCGCTGGTGGACTCGAAGATCGACGAGTTGGAGAACATGATTGAGCTGAATGTGACGGCGCTGACGCGACTGACCTATGCTGTGTTGCCGGGGTTTCTGGCGAGGAGCAAGGGCGCGATCATCAACATCTCTTCGATTGTGGCGGTGGCTCCGGAACTGCTGAACGGCGTGTACAGCGGGACGAAGGCTTATGTGCTGAATCTTACGCAGTCGCTGCATAAAGAGGTGGGCGGCAAGGGAGTTCAGGTGCAGGCGGTGCTGCCGGGAGCTACGGCGTCGGAGTTCTGGGACCGCGCGGGGATTGGCGGGCATCAGAATCTGCCGTCGGAGATCGTGATGAGCTCGGAGGAGATGGTGGACGCTTCCCTGGCTGCGTTCGATAGCGGAGAGTTGGTTACGATTCCGGCGCTGCCTGATGCTGCGGATTGGGAGAAGTTCAATGCGGCGCGTGTGGCGCTGGGGCCGAACCTTTCGCATAAGCATTCGGCTAGGCGGTATGGCGTGCGGGTGTAA
- a CDS encoding GGDEF domain-containing protein, translating into MKDRRQFEVIESRQMDHLRVFHDVARALTSSLELEEILGAIMNKMAQFFGPERWSLLMVDDKSGELYYAIAVGENAETLKGLRVPMGEGVAGWVAATGNPLVVPDVALDPHWSAFANKHPDLKIQSIACVPVRSGDKTLGVIQLLNSKLDLLSEHSISFLRILCDYAAIAIQNARSMTLIQELTITDDVTGLFNARHLYTMLEEEVRRGQVFSLMFVDLDHFKSVNDTHGHLIGSRLLAEVGGLMRRSLGPNNAAFRYGGDEFVALLPGIGKAAASGTTMALCEDLRSARFLEGAGLALGLSGSFGLASFPEDGNTVQTILRAADTMMYEAKLTRDNVAVAGKGTIGRAGSANLSGSRREVSGMFLERDSIPRQ; encoded by the coding sequence TTGAAGGATCGACGGCAGTTTGAAGTGATCGAAAGTCGTCAAATGGACCACCTTCGAGTGTTCCACGACGTGGCACGTGCGCTGACTTCGAGTCTCGAACTGGAAGAGATTCTGGGGGCCATCATGAACAAGATGGCGCAGTTCTTCGGACCCGAGCGGTGGTCGCTATTGATGGTGGATGATAAATCGGGCGAGCTGTACTATGCGATCGCGGTGGGAGAGAATGCGGAGACTTTGAAGGGGCTGCGGGTCCCGATGGGGGAAGGAGTTGCCGGATGGGTAGCGGCGACGGGGAACCCATTGGTGGTTCCGGACGTGGCGCTTGATCCGCACTGGTCTGCATTTGCGAATAAGCATCCTGATCTGAAGATCCAATCGATTGCCTGCGTGCCGGTACGATCGGGCGATAAAACACTGGGCGTGATTCAGTTACTGAACAGCAAGCTCGACCTGCTATCTGAACATTCGATCTCGTTTCTGCGGATTCTTTGCGACTACGCTGCAATCGCGATTCAGAACGCACGGTCGATGACACTGATTCAAGAATTGACCATTACGGACGACGTGACGGGACTTTTTAATGCTCGGCACCTATACACCATGCTGGAGGAAGAGGTGAGGCGCGGGCAGGTCTTCAGTTTGATGTTCGTCGATTTGGATCACTTCAAGTCGGTTAATGATACCCACGGCCATCTGATTGGGAGTCGGCTATTGGCGGAGGTCGGCGGGTTGATGAGACGCAGCCTGGGGCCGAACAATGCGGCTTTTCGTTATGGGGGGGATGAGTTTGTCGCACTCCTGCCGGGGATAGGGAAAGCTGCGGCGAGCGGGACCACGATGGCGCTGTGCGAGGACTTGCGGTCGGCGCGCTTTCTGGAGGGTGCAGGGCTTGCGCTCGGCCTCTCGGGAAGCTTTGGGCTGGCGAGCTTTCCCGAGGACGGGAATACGGTTCAGACGATTCTGCGGGCCGCCGATACGATGATGTATGAGGCCAAGTTGACGCGGGACAACGTCGCGGTGGCGGGTAAGGGTACGATCGGACGCGCAGGGTCGGCCAATCTCAGCGGTTCGCGCAGAGAAGTCTCGGGAATGTTTCTTGAGCGCGACTCCATTCCCCGTCAATAG
- a CDS encoding TetR/AcrR family transcriptional regulator, producing the protein MSTALSTRDHLLAVGLERLRSTGYTATGVKEVLDLAQVPKGSFYHYFPSKEEFAVEVFHLYAKGEAERSERILGDRKVAPLKRLRRYFEELISVYGQAGEISGCLMGSLSLEVADHSPRMRSELQGVFAVWQQGIADVLQQAIQRGDLAKSMRPDALAQFLLNSYEGALIRMKAEKSDKPLENFLHFAFDVLLKK; encoded by the coding sequence ATGAGCACTGCTCTCTCAACTCGCGACCATCTGCTTGCGGTGGGCTTGGAGCGGCTTCGTTCGACCGGGTATACCGCGACCGGAGTGAAGGAGGTGCTCGATCTGGCGCAGGTACCGAAGGGCTCGTTCTATCACTACTTTCCGAGCAAAGAGGAGTTTGCCGTGGAGGTGTTTCACCTTTACGCGAAGGGTGAGGCGGAGCGGTCGGAGCGAATACTTGGAGATCGCAAGGTTGCTCCCTTGAAGCGGCTGCGGCGGTACTTCGAGGAGTTGATCTCGGTCTATGGGCAGGCCGGGGAGATTAGTGGATGTTTGATGGGGAGCCTGAGTCTCGAGGTTGCGGACCACAGCCCCAGGATGCGGTCGGAGCTGCAGGGGGTCTTTGCGGTGTGGCAGCAGGGGATTGCGGATGTGCTGCAGCAGGCGATTCAGCGGGGGGATCTGGCGAAGTCGATGCGGCCGGATGCGCTCGCGCAGTTTCTTCTGAACAGCTATGAGGGGGCGCTGATACGGATGAAGGCGGAGAAGAGTGACAAGCCGCTGGAGAATTTCCTCCACTTTGCGTTTGACGTGTTGTTGAAGAAGTAG
- a CDS encoding PadR family transcriptional regulator — protein MTTQAQLLPGTLDLLILRAVSLGPLHGYGVLLRIEQISGGALLIEQGALYPGLFRLLRQGLLKADWGTSENNRRAKFYELTAVGLKRLQEETDSWNRLATAIANALAPQPEEI, from the coding sequence TTGACCACCCAGGCCCAATTACTTCCCGGCACACTTGATCTTCTGATTCTGCGCGCGGTCTCGCTTGGGCCGTTGCATGGGTATGGCGTGCTTTTGCGCATCGAGCAGATCTCGGGTGGGGCGTTGCTGATTGAGCAGGGTGCTCTGTATCCGGGGTTGTTTCGGCTTCTGCGGCAGGGTCTGCTAAAGGCCGATTGGGGCACCTCGGAAAATAATCGCCGGGCCAAGTTTTACGAACTGACTGCAGTGGGCCTTAAGCGCCTGCAGGAAGAGACGGACAGCTGGAATCGTCTGGCCACAGCGATCGCCAACGCACTTGCACCGCAACCGGAGGAAATATGA
- a CDS encoding ABC transporter permease, translated as MRLFHSLRSFASSFFHRSETDREIDEELRSHIQHRADDLESAGLPRAEAERRARIDFGGYQRLKEESRDALGGQLGAGLLQDIRFAVRRMAKKPGFAVVAILTLAFAIGANAVVFAVLNAFILRPLNVPQAESLYGLWRLSSNDMSESYPDYLDLRDRNHSFESVAAYNVEQAALDTGNDPSRAWIDEASGNYFDALGLKPYLGRFFHGSDEHGPNSAPYIVLTYDYWRSHFQGDPGVIGRVVRLNKFPYSIIGVAPPEFHGTLMFFNPDFFVPIVNHAQFDENDLNNRGDRWVFMTLGHLKAGVTPAQAIADLNAVGASLERAYPKDDPKMSFKLARPGLYGDYIGRPMRTFMTALMLLAGLILLATCANLGSLFAARASDRSREIALRLALGSSRKRILRGLFAEALLISLMGGAVGLAGSVVLLRALSVWQPISRWPIHMSVNPDVKVYAVALFLALASGFLFGAVPVGQVLRTNPYEAVKGGAVETRRGRFGLRMSFRDLLLVVQIAICAVLVTSSIVAVRGLANSLHNNFGFELQNTMLVETDLNMAGYRGDKVPPMQKRMIDAVSAIPGVESVGLADQVPLGDAQPDSNVFADSTADLRPANAASNAMMFKVSPEYFHAAGTALVSGRVFTWQENKDTPRVAVVNRQFARKIFGSEAKAMGAYFKLPDGARLQVVGIAEDGKYGSLTEDPQPVMFLPILQSPSNSAYLVVRSSRDPEQLSQTIRDTLRNMDAGLPVYIQTRYKALDAFLFGPRMATISLGVLGVMGAMLSVVGIFGMASYSVSKRLREFGIRIALGAQKKELLQAALGRTFQLLAFGSVVGMLLGLAAGKVIAFIVSQATPWDPVVLGGVVATMLLLGLMAGWIPARRALATNPLLLLRED; from the coding sequence ATGAGACTCTTCCATTCTCTTCGCTCCTTTGCTTCGAGTTTCTTTCATCGCTCAGAGACCGATCGTGAGATCGACGAGGAGCTTCGCTCGCACATTCAGCATCGTGCCGATGATCTCGAGAGTGCTGGTCTTCCGCGCGCAGAGGCAGAGAGACGTGCGCGGATTGATTTTGGTGGCTATCAACGGCTGAAAGAAGAGAGCCGCGATGCGCTGGGCGGGCAGCTCGGCGCGGGGCTGCTTCAGGATATTCGTTTCGCGGTACGCAGGATGGCCAAGAAGCCTGGCTTTGCGGTTGTTGCGATTTTGACACTGGCGTTTGCGATTGGGGCGAATGCAGTGGTGTTTGCTGTTTTGAATGCGTTTATCCTGCGGCCGCTGAATGTTCCCCAAGCGGAGAGCCTCTACGGATTGTGGCGCCTGTCCAGCAACGACATGTCCGAGTCTTATCCGGACTATCTCGATCTTCGGGACCGCAACCACAGCTTTGAGAGTGTGGCGGCTTACAACGTAGAGCAGGCGGCGCTCGACACGGGTAACGATCCCTCACGCGCCTGGATCGATGAGGCCAGCGGAAATTACTTCGATGCTTTGGGGCTGAAGCCGTACCTGGGCCGGTTCTTTCATGGCTCCGATGAACATGGACCGAACAGCGCACCCTACATCGTGCTTACGTACGACTACTGGCGCAGCCACTTTCAGGGTGATCCCGGCGTCATCGGTCGCGTGGTTCGGCTGAACAAATTTCCGTACAGCATCATCGGGGTAGCGCCGCCTGAGTTTCATGGCACTCTGATGTTCTTCAACCCGGATTTCTTTGTGCCGATTGTGAATCATGCGCAGTTTGATGAGAACGATCTGAACAACCGCGGAGATCGCTGGGTCTTTATGACGTTGGGACACCTGAAGGCGGGAGTGACTCCGGCACAGGCGATTGCGGATCTGAACGCTGTGGGAGCTTCTCTGGAGCGGGCCTATCCCAAAGACGATCCCAAGATGAGCTTCAAACTGGCGCGACCGGGGCTTTATGGCGACTACATCGGCCGACCCATGCGGACGTTTATGACTGCGCTCATGCTGTTAGCGGGACTGATTCTGCTGGCAACGTGCGCAAATCTTGGCAGCTTGTTTGCTGCGCGAGCTTCGGATCGATCGCGTGAGATCGCACTGCGGCTGGCGCTGGGGTCGAGCCGCAAACGGATTCTGCGTGGGCTCTTTGCCGAGGCTCTACTGATTTCGCTGATGGGCGGGGCGGTTGGGCTGGCAGGCAGCGTGGTGCTGTTGCGGGCATTGAGCGTGTGGCAGCCTATCTCCCGCTGGCCGATTCATATGTCTGTGAATCCGGACGTAAAGGTGTATGCAGTTGCTTTGTTTCTGGCGTTGGCGAGCGGATTCCTGTTTGGCGCGGTGCCGGTGGGGCAGGTGCTTCGCACCAATCCGTATGAGGCCGTCAAGGGTGGCGCGGTCGAGACAAGACGCGGCAGGTTTGGTCTGCGGATGAGCTTCCGCGATCTGCTGCTTGTGGTGCAGATTGCAATCTGCGCGGTGCTGGTCACTTCTTCGATCGTCGCGGTGCGTGGATTGGCGAATTCGCTGCACAACAACTTCGGCTTTGAGCTGCAGAACACGATGCTGGTAGAGACGGACTTGAATATGGCGGGCTATCGCGGCGACAAGGTGCCGCCGATGCAAAAACGTATGATTGATGCGGTGTCGGCGATTCCTGGCGTTGAGTCCGTAGGCCTGGCCGATCAGGTGCCGTTGGGAGATGCGCAACCGGACTCGAACGTCTTCGCCGACAGCACGGCGGATCTGAGGCCTGCAAATGCTGCGTCAAACGCAATGATGTTCAAGGTCTCGCCGGAATACTTCCACGCGGCGGGGACAGCGCTGGTGTCGGGCAGAGTATTCACCTGGCAGGAGAACAAAGACACGCCGCGCGTCGCGGTGGTGAATCGACAGTTTGCGCGGAAGATCTTCGGCTCCGAGGCAAAGGCGATGGGCGCATACTTCAAGTTGCCGGATGGAGCGCGTCTTCAGGTCGTGGGGATTGCGGAGGATGGAAAGTATGGAAGCCTCACGGAAGATCCGCAGCCGGTGATGTTTCTTCCCATTCTGCAATCGCCCTCGAACTCGGCCTATCTTGTGGTGAGGTCAAGCCGGGATCCGGAGCAGCTGTCACAAACTATCAGAGATACGTTGCGGAATATGGATGCCGGACTGCCAGTTTATATCCAGACGCGCTACAAGGCTCTCGATGCATTTCTGTTTGGTCCACGAATGGCGACGATCTCGCTTGGGGTACTCGGGGTAATGGGCGCGATGCTGTCGGTCGTTGGGATCTTCGGCATGGCGTCATACTCAGTGAGCAAGAGGCTACGGGAGTTTGGGATTCGCATTGCATTAGGGGCGCAAAAGAAAGAGTTGTTACAGGCGGCATTGGGACGCACCTTCCAATTGCTGGCGTTCGGTTCGGTTGTCGGAATGTTGCTGGGTCTTGCGGCAGGAAAAGTAATTGCTTTTATCGTGTCTCAGGCTACGCCGTGGGATCCGGTTGTGCTGGGTGGCGTGGTGGCGACGATGCTTCTGCTGGGGTTGATGGCTGGCTGGATCCCTGCGCGGCGTGCGCTGGCTACTAATCCTCTCCTGCTGCTTCGCGAGGATTAA
- a CDS encoding PadR family transcriptional regulator, translating into MLKGTLDMMILRTLVAGDAHGHTIAKVIERTSEEMLEVEQGSLYPALHRLEDRRWVSSHWGVSENNRKAKFYRLTAVGRKQLTSETSRWRQMARAIALVMGEMPSEGGNE; encoded by the coding sequence ATGCTGAAAGGAACGCTGGACATGATGATCCTCCGCACTCTCGTTGCGGGCGATGCTCACGGCCATACCATTGCCAAAGTCATCGAGCGGACCTCAGAAGAAATGCTCGAGGTCGAACAGGGCTCGCTCTATCCCGCGCTTCATCGGCTGGAGGACAGGCGCTGGGTCTCCTCCCATTGGGGTGTCAGCGAGAACAACCGCAAAGCAAAGTTTTACCGGCTAACCGCTGTGGGCAGGAAGCAACTTACGTCGGAGACAAGCCGGTGGCGTCAGATGGCCCGGGCTATCGCTCTGGTCATGGGGGAGATGCCGTCCGAAGGAGGAAACGAATGA
- a CDS encoding DUF6326 family protein yields MPRKSAFVFEDIKVNVRFKLFALWSSVMFFYIYGDYFELYQPSKLRDMIAGRTPFGPVSQGNLMGMSAIMIAPSLMPLLSLLLPAKANRWMNIVFGAIYTAIMVLAIKGAWHFYILYGLIEMTLTALIVWHAWTWPKQPTSN; encoded by the coding sequence ATGCCCCGGAAAAGCGCTTTTGTATTCGAGGACATCAAGGTCAATGTGAGGTTCAAGCTCTTCGCGTTGTGGTCCTCTGTGATGTTCTTTTACATCTACGGAGACTACTTCGAGCTTTATCAACCCAGCAAACTGCGGGACATGATCGCCGGCAGAACTCCATTCGGCCCCGTCTCTCAAGGGAATTTAATGGGTATGTCAGCGATCATGATCGCTCCGAGTCTCATGCCTCTTTTGTCCCTGCTTCTGCCTGCAAAAGCCAACCGCTGGATGAACATCGTCTTCGGCGCCATATACACCGCGATTATGGTGCTCGCGATCAAAGGCGCCTGGCATTTCTACATTCTCTATGGACTGATAGAGATGACTTTGACCGCACTAATCGTCTGGCACGCATGGACCTGGCCGAAACAACCAACTTCAAACTGA
- a CDS encoding ABC transporter permease: MSWRRFFRRRPADAELVQEINLHLAEEIDENVARGIPPQEASRRAYVKFGSPTKVREQAWTRNSIAPLETLLRNVRFAGRMLARNPGYAFLAILTLGLGIGANTAIFTVINGVLLRPLPYANAAQLVHVDLTSAKLGPDPLLLSVQEVRDFREQNHVFSDLAEYHAMTFTLLGAKEPERVATGVVSGNYFTVLGVKPLLGRLIVASDESQTAPPVLMLSYAYWKKEFNGDRNIIGRTFEMNDRVHTVVGVLPPLPEYPDANDVYMPTTSCPFRSAPATIANRDGRMVTSYATLKPGVTLAQANSDLAALTQRLALQYPKSYPASAGIAPLTAAVESELTHAARPTFLILLGASGLVLLLACANLANIALSRQMQRSREMAIRMATGASQWNLFSQLLTESLLIALAGGVLGIGIAAIGSRLLIDYAARMTTLADGIHVDGRVLLFDLGLSLLAGLLFGVLPGYVASRVRLTSLSDSGERTTGSGTGTRMRSILVASQVTISFVLLLCAGLMLHSLYNLLSVDPGFKTANVLSMRLSLNWTKYQKSETSRAFFHQALERVQVLPGVQGAAVSMAVPLNSDMGPMKTGVLIEGQPVHPDEPLPQIDFAIVSPDYFRVLGTPLLAGRPFLASDAVDAPPVVIVNDRMARRYWPHENPIGRRVAFGSEKERKWATVVGVTSDIREYGLDKAPTETIYFAPDQAGMSNGSLLVRTSGSPMYLAAQIEKIIHQIDPQQPVADVRTIEQIRSAQLGTPRVTSVLLSLFAAVALFITIVGVSGTLALSVARRSKEIGIRIALGATRQNILRNVLTRGLLPVLIGLAMGSLAAAFATRVLATMLFGIKPDDPSTFIAIAVLLLAVAVLGCLIPARRAAKVDPMIALRTE, encoded by the coding sequence ATGAGTTGGCGCAGATTTTTTCGCCGCCGTCCGGCGGATGCAGAGTTAGTTCAGGAGATCAACCTTCATCTGGCCGAGGAGATCGACGAAAACGTCGCACGAGGCATACCCCCTCAAGAGGCGTCGCGAAGAGCTTATGTGAAGTTCGGAAGCCCCACGAAGGTTCGTGAGCAGGCATGGACTCGCAACAGCATTGCACCGCTTGAGACTCTACTTCGAAACGTGCGCTTTGCAGGACGCATGCTGGCGCGAAATCCCGGCTACGCGTTTCTAGCCATCCTTACGCTTGGCCTCGGCATCGGTGCTAATACAGCCATCTTCACCGTCATCAATGGTGTTCTGCTGCGGCCTCTGCCCTACGCCAATGCGGCGCAACTGGTCCACGTGGATTTAACTTCGGCGAAGCTTGGCCCTGATCCTCTCCTGCTCTCCGTTCAGGAAGTAAGAGACTTCCGGGAGCAGAACCACGTCTTTTCTGACCTCGCCGAATACCACGCGATGACCTTCACCCTGCTCGGAGCGAAGGAACCGGAGCGGGTGGCGACTGGCGTCGTCTCCGGAAACTACTTCACCGTCCTCGGAGTGAAGCCGCTACTGGGACGCCTCATCGTTGCCTCCGACGAAAGTCAAACCGCTCCTCCAGTTTTAATGCTGAGCTACGCCTACTGGAAGAAGGAGTTTAACGGCGATCGAAACATCATCGGACGCACCTTCGAGATGAACGATCGTGTCCATACAGTCGTCGGCGTGCTTCCGCCACTACCGGAGTATCCCGACGCCAATGATGTCTACATGCCCACGACGTCGTGCCCGTTCCGTTCCGCGCCGGCGACGATTGCGAATCGCGATGGGCGAATGGTCACCAGCTACGCAACGTTGAAGCCCGGAGTCACCCTGGCCCAGGCGAACTCTGATCTTGCCGCACTCACCCAGCGGCTTGCTCTTCAGTATCCGAAGTCGTATCCCGCCTCTGCAGGCATCGCTCCGCTGACTGCAGCCGTCGAGAGCGAACTGACACACGCGGCGCGGCCAACTTTTCTAATTCTGCTGGGAGCCTCCGGCCTTGTTCTCCTGCTCGCCTGCGCCAATCTCGCCAACATCGCCCTATCGCGGCAGATGCAGCGGTCGCGCGAGATGGCCATTCGCATGGCGACAGGAGCCAGCCAATGGAACCTGTTCTCTCAACTGCTCACCGAGAGTCTATTGATTGCGCTGGCCGGCGGGGTGCTGGGTATAGGCATCGCAGCAATCGGCTCCAGGCTCCTGATCGACTACGCCGCACGTATGACCACGCTGGCGGACGGAATTCACGTGGATGGGCGCGTTCTGTTGTTCGACCTTGGCCTGTCGCTGCTGGCAGGTCTGCTGTTTGGAGTTCTCCCCGGATACGTTGCCAGCCGGGTTCGACTGACAAGCTTGAGCGACTCTGGGGAGCGCACTACGGGAAGCGGTACCGGCACAAGGATGCGCAGCATACTCGTCGCGTCGCAGGTCACAATCTCGTTCGTACTCCTCCTCTGTGCTGGCCTTATGCTGCACAGCCTCTACAACCTGCTGTCGGTCGATCCCGGCTTCAAAACCGCGAATGTGCTCTCGATGCGGTTGTCCTTGAATTGGACGAAGTATCAGAAGAGCGAGACCTCCAGAGCCTTCTTCCATCAGGCACTCGAACGGGTTCAGGTGTTGCCGGGAGTGCAGGGCGCCGCAGTGAGCATGGCGGTTCCGCTGAACAGCGATATGGGCCCGATGAAGACAGGAGTCCTGATCGAAGGGCAGCCCGTGCACCCGGACGAACCCCTGCCGCAGATCGACTTCGCGATCGTCAGTCCTGACTACTTCCGCGTACTCGGAACTCCTCTGCTCGCAGGTCGTCCCTTCCTGGCAAGTGATGCAGTCGATGCCCCACCAGTGGTTATCGTCAACGACCGGATGGCTCGCCGTTACTGGCCGCATGAGAACCCCATCGGACGTCGTGTTGCCTTCGGATCAGAGAAAGAAAGGAAGTGGGCGACTGTAGTCGGCGTCACCAGTGACATTCGTGAGTACGGGCTGGACAAGGCACCCACGGAGACGATCTACTTTGCCCCTGACCAGGCTGGAATGTCCAACGGCTCGCTCTTAGTCCGAACCTCGGGCAGCCCGATGTATCTGGCCGCTCAGATTGAGAAGATCATTCACCAGATCGATCCGCAACAACCCGTCGCCGATGTTCGGACCATTGAGCAGATTCGCAGCGCACAGCTAGGCACTCCACGTGTGACCAGCGTGCTTCTCAGCCTCTTCGCTGCCGTTGCTCTCTTCATCACCATCGTCGGGGTCAGCGGAACGCTCGCGCTCTCTGTGGCTCGACGATCCAAGGAGATTGGAATCAGAATCGCTCTGGGAGCAACCAGGCAGAACATACTGCGCAACGTGTTGACCCGCGGCCTGCTTCCCGTGTTGATTGGCCTTGCAATGGGCTCGCTGGCCGCTGCCTTCGCGACTCGCGTCTTGGCGACAATGCTGTTCGGAATCAAACCGGACGACCCAAGCACCTTCATCGCCATCGCCGTACTTCTCCTCGCCGTCGCCGTGCTTGGTTGTCTGATTCCAGCCCGTCGCGCCGCGAAGGTGGACCCTATGATCGCGCTGCGCACCGAATAG
- a CDS encoding acetyl ornithine aminotransferase family protein has translation MSTLTEKTLTENTLQDLKQNSAQGVTPAAGEAIRSKHYAEFGPKLKTALPGPNAKKIVADDDRLISPSYTRSYPMVAKSGRGLRVTDVDGNEFLDFAAGIAVNSTGHCHPEVVKAIQDQAAELIHMSGTDFYYQNMTTFAERLSAIAPMPGPHKFYYGNSGAEAVECAMKLARYHTGRQNIISFFGAFHGRTMGALSLTGSKPQQKRRFAPFVPGVHHVRYPYAYRGCSGGPQAEEAFALGCARYIEEKLFKTILPPEEVAAIILEPIQGEGGYVVAPTNFLQEIRRICDRHGILLIADEVQSGAARTGKWWAIEHSGVQPDIVCIAKGIASGMPLGICMAKADVMDWVPGSHASTFGGNPICIAAALATMDILEREGLQNAATIGEKMLDRLRPWVAKHSTVGDVRGRGLMIGVEIVKDQQSRTPVGPMRDKIVDLAFERGLLILGCGETTIRLCPPLIVNQQEADIALDILEECITLAAKA, from the coding sequence ATGTCCACCCTGACCGAAAAGACACTCACTGAAAACACCCTGCAAGACCTCAAGCAAAACTCCGCGCAAGGAGTCACTCCCGCCGCCGGCGAAGCCATCCGCTCCAAGCACTACGCCGAGTTCGGCCCCAAGCTCAAAACCGCGCTCCCCGGCCCCAATGCCAAAAAGATCGTCGCTGATGATGACCGCCTCATCTCCCCCAGCTACACCCGCAGCTACCCCATGGTCGCCAAATCCGGCCGCGGCCTCCGCGTCACCGACGTCGACGGCAACGAGTTCCTCGACTTCGCCGCCGGCATCGCTGTCAACTCCACCGGCCACTGCCATCCGGAAGTCGTCAAAGCCATTCAAGATCAGGCCGCCGAACTCATCCACATGTCCGGCACCGACTTCTACTACCAGAACATGACCACCTTCGCCGAGCGTCTCTCCGCTATCGCGCCTATGCCCGGCCCGCATAAGTTCTACTACGGCAACTCCGGTGCCGAAGCTGTCGAGTGCGCCATGAAGCTCGCTCGCTATCACACTGGCCGGCAAAACATCATCAGCTTCTTCGGAGCCTTCCATGGCCGCACCATGGGCGCACTCTCGCTCACCGGCTCGAAGCCCCAGCAGAAGCGCCGCTTCGCCCCCTTCGTCCCCGGCGTCCACCACGTCCGCTACCCCTACGCCTACCGCGGTTGTAGCGGCGGCCCGCAGGCAGAGGAAGCCTTCGCCCTCGGCTGCGCCCGCTACATCGAAGAGAAGCTCTTCAAGACCATCCTCCCGCCCGAAGAAGTCGCCGCTATCATCCTCGAGCCCATTCAGGGTGAAGGCGGTTACGTCGTAGCCCCAACCAACTTCCTTCAGGAGATCCGCCGCATCTGCGACCGTCACGGCATCCTCCTCATCGCCGATGAAGTCCAGTCCGGCGCCGCAAGAACAGGGAAGTGGTGGGCCATCGAACACTCCGGCGTCCAGCCCGATATCGTCTGCATCGCCAAAGGCATCGCCTCCGGCATGCCGCTAGGCATCTGCATGGCGAAGGCCGACGTCATGGACTGGGTACCCGGCTCGCATGCCAGCACCTTCGGCGGCAACCCCATCTGCATCGCCGCGGCCCTCGCCACCATGGACATCCTCGAACGCGAAGGTCTCCAGAACGCCGCCACCATAGGCGAAAAGATGCTTGACCGTCTCCGTCCCTGGGTCGCCAAACACTCTACCGTAGGCGATGTTCGTGGTCGCGGCCTCATGATCGGCGTAGAGATCGTGAAGGACCAGCAGTCCCGCACACCCGTAGGCCCCATGCGCGACAAGATCGTAGACCTAGCCTTCGAGCGCGGCCTTCTCATTCTTGGCTGCGGCGAAACCACCATCCGCCTCTGCCCCCCACTCATCGTCAACCAGCAGGAAGCAGACATCGCCCTCGACATCCTTGAGGAGTGCATCACGCTGGCCGCAAAAGCCTGA